The genome window AGATTGGTCATGCTGTTTTGCTGCTTTACCGATGCTTGCTTAACCTGTCTTTCGGCAAGGTGCTCAATGCTTTGTTCAAGATTTTTGTTGAGTGCTTTGATTTCTTTACTTATAAAGGATTCAAGGGCAAAGACCCGCTTGGATAATGCTTCTAGACTGTCTTTTACAATTTGTGTATTGTCTTTCAATTTATTTTGATCGCGGACAAGCTGAACATATTGTGGGTCGTTGGTTGCAATAGAAGTGCTTTTCAATGCCAGTTCTTCCTGATCATGAGAAAGGATCAATAGGTGTTCCAACAACTGACGCAATGCCTGAAGGTCTTCGCCCATTTGCTGCATTTCCATGGATTTCATCATTGCGGAAAGACTTTCCGCAGCATCCTGCATTTTATCCTGGGCTTTTTGCTGACTGTCATTTGCCTTTTTATTATTTTTCTTGCCCAATTCTTGTTCAGCATTTTGGCTTTCTTCTTTGGCTTCATCGAGGGCTTCTTCCAAATCTGACATATCTATTTCCTGTTTGGCCTCTTTAGCAAGCTCTTCCATTTTCTCAAGCTCTTCCTTGATCTTGTCAAGCTCGCTGCTCAGTTCTTCCTGCTTTTCTTTTTGTGCCTCGCTGTCCTTTTTGTTTTCAGCCGTTTCTTGTTTTAATTCTTCCTGCTTTTTAGCGAGCTCTTCAATACGGTCAAGCGTTTCTTCCATCTTCTGTTCCAACTCAAATTTTTTGAAAAGCTCAAACATGCGGTCCAACTCATTTTCCAGCTGCTCATTGCTGAGCTCCATATCTTCCAACTGATCCATTGCAGCTTCTTTGTCCATCTTCTCCAGCATCTTTTCCATTTTTTCGAAAAGCGCTTTCATTTCTTCATCCATTACCTGGTCAAAGAGTTCCTGTAGCTTTTTTTGCTTTTCGGCCAATTTTGGATCTATGTCTTTGTATTCTTTTTGCCGCTGTTGGTTTTGATTGAATTCACTTTTTATATCAGAGATGTTCTTTTGTAGCTCCTTTTGTTTTTTGAGTAAATTCTCCATGCTCTTTTTGTCTTCCCAGCCCAGCTCTGATTTTCTGAGGGTTTTCTCTTTGAGCTTTTTTGATTCCTCCTGTAATTCGGAAGCCGTTTGCATGCTTTCCTTTAATTTTTCTTTTAATTTTTCATTAGAGCGTTCTGCTTGTTCTTTCAGCTTATCTTTTCCTGGCAAATTGAAATATTGCATATTGCTCCGGCTTGATTTGCTGCCATTTACAGCATCATTGTCCCATACCTCAAAGAAATAGCTGATCTTATCGCCCGGGTCAAGTTCCAGGTTACGCATGTCCCAAAAATGATTGAATCGACTTACCGTACTGCTTCTGTTGAAGGAAATTCTTTCTTGGTTGTATGCATTTCTGATGGGCTCACCCTGCTTTTCAATTCTGTACTTAAATTTCAAATCCCTAAGGCCATAATCATCAGAAATTTCACCTGTAAAATACATTTGTTTGTTAGAAGTGCTGTCATCAAAGCTTTCCACAGCAATATCTGGGTAAGCGTCTTTTTTTACATTTATCACGTAGGAGATGGTATCGGCTTTTTCGATTAGGTTATTTTGATAGATAATGCTATAGGCTTGCGTTTCATTTACAGAAAAACTGCTTTGAAATTTATTGTCAGAAGTTCTTCGCAATTGAAAAAGACTGTCTTCGAGCGCCAGTGAAACAGCATCTACTTCTTTGGTGTAAAATTCCCAGTTCAGTTGGCTGCCTTCTGGCACGCTTAAGTCACCGGTATTGCTGATTACTTCATCTTTAAGCCCGGTATAAGATGGATAATCTATAGCGACTTCAAATTTTTGAATGGAGGGTTTTGGCAATACCTTTAGTTGATAGGCTTTGGAATAATAGCCATTGGCATAAAAGCGAAAGCTACTGCTTTGCTGTACTTTTTTAAAAGTGTAGGAAAAATGAGTTTTATCCTGTGCACGCATTTTATAAGAAAAATCGCCTACCTGCAGATAAACTTCTTTGGGAAGGCTTTCACCTGAAACTTCCATTTCCAGCAGAAAATCTTCGGATTGAACGGCTTGTAAATCTTCGTTTTTAATTTCAAAACTAAAAGGTGCTGGCTTTTCAAAAGATTCATCGTAGCGAATAATGCGGGTAGTACTTTCGGTGATCAAATTGGGAGCTGCAAAAACCACAAGCAATAGTAACAATGCCGGAGGCAGCAAATAGGGTAAATATTTTTTGTTTTTCTTCAGATCAATGGCAGTAGAAAAAGGGACGGGCTGCAATTGCTCCGATTTTTGAACGATACTTGCTTCGATAAGAGTATTGTCCGCGCCACTGGCCTTGTAACTGTCCAGTTGAAGAATATTCAAAAGCCGATCTTCCACTTCGGGAAAATGCTTGCCTATGATATCTGCTGCTTCAGTGCGGCTCATGGTTTTTCCCAGCTGCATATAGCGGACCACAGGAATCAATATCATAAGAATGAATACAAGAGATTCCAAACCAATAAAACTGAAAAAGATCACTTTGCGGGCAAGCGTGGGTAAATAGAGAAAATATTCAAGAAAATTGAGAGCCAGAAAAAGCCCGAACAAAAGCGCAAAAAAGAGTATTAACCCCTTTATCAAGCGGTTGAGGTAATACTTTCTTATAAAAGCATCGAGTTTATCTAAGAGTAAATGATAACTTGAACTTTGCGACATAAGGGTTAAACGGTTTAATCCTGCTTTTGCTTATACTATGAAGGATTTTTA of Chitinophagales bacterium contains these proteins:
- a CDS encoding DUF4175 family protein gives rise to the protein MSQSSSYHLLLDKLDAFIRKYYLNRLIKGLILFFALLFGLFLALNFLEYFLYLPTLARKVIFFSFIGLESLVFILMILIPVVRYMQLGKTMSRTEAADIIGKHFPEVEDRLLNILQLDSYKASGADNTLIEASIVQKSEQLQPVPFSTAIDLKKNKKYLPYLLPPALLLLLVVFAAPNLITESTTRIIRYDESFEKPAPFSFEIKNEDLQAVQSEDFLLEMEVSGESLPKEVYLQVGDFSYKMRAQDKTHFSYTFKKVQQSSSFRFYANGYYSKAYQLKVLPKPSIQKFEVAIDYPSYTGLKDEVISNTGDLSVPEGSQLNWEFYTKEVDAVSLALEDSLFQLRRTSDNKFQSSFSVNETQAYSIIYQNNLIEKADTISYVINVKKDAYPDIAVESFDDSTSNKQMYFTGEISDDYGLRDLKFKYRIEKQGEPIRNAYNQERISFNRSSTVSRFNHFWDMRNLELDPGDKISYFFEVWDNDAVNGSKSSRSNMQYFNLPGKDKLKEQAERSNEKLKEKLKESMQTASELQEESKKLKEKTLRKSELGWEDKKSMENLLKKQKELQKNISDIKSEFNQNQQRQKEYKDIDPKLAEKQKKLQELFDQVMDEEMKALFEKMEKMLEKMDKEAAMDQLEDMELSNEQLENELDRMFELFKKFELEQKMEETLDRIEELAKKQEELKQETAENKKDSEAQKEKQEELSSELDKIKEELEKMEELAKEAKQEIDMSDLEEALDEAKEESQNAEQELGKKNNKKANDSQQKAQDKMQDAAESLSAMMKSMEMQQMGEDLQALRQLLEHLLILSHDQEELALKSTSIATNDPQYVQLVRDQNKLKDNTQIVKDSLEALSKRVFALESFISKEIKALNKNLEQSIEHLAERQVKQASVKQQNSMTNLNNLALMLSEAMEQMQQQMASQMPGTQQCQQPKPGKGKPSLSEMQKQMNKQLSDMQDKMGEKGEKGKKPDGKEKGGTSGMSKEMAQMAAKQAAIREALRQLSQQENKDGKNSLGDLEKLQEEMNKTETDLVNKQLTSEMIERQQEILTKLLDAEKAMREREFDDERKANTAGEIVRETPPSLEEYFKQRDAEIQLYKTLPPALKPYYKNMVERYFRNITF